The Trichoderma breve strain T069 chromosome 2, whole genome shotgun sequence DNA segment AAGGGCATGTGCGAGGACCTGACGGAGGGCAAATTCTCCTTCCCCGTCATCCACAGCATCCGCGCCGACCCGGTCGAcctccagctcatcaacaTACTCAAGCAAAAGACCACAGACGTGCAGGTCAAGCGCTACGCCGTCTCCTACATGGAATCCAAGGGCAGCTTCGACTATACCCGCCAGGTAGTCGGCACCCTCATCGAACGGGCCCGCAAGATGGTCGCGGAGCTAGATGATGAGTCCGGTAGGGCCGCTGGCATCTACAAGATTCTGGATAAGATGACCATATCGTCGTGAGAGGGGCAATCAGTCTCGTCATATTGCGAGATGAAAGGAAGGGGTGTTAATGATGTACACGAAATTAATGCAGGGAACAGCTACAACGCATCGGCGCCATAGCGAGGGGTTTtatgaactttttttttattttttttttctcatttgcATTTGTCGTTCTTGATTTTGTGGGATGGGTAAGAAATTGCATATCAATCAGCTCGACCTGATTCTCTAGCGTAACATAGGTAGCGGCAACATTAGCCTGTACAATAAGCATCATCATGCATTTCAGCAATACGAGTACAATATCACACTTGACGTGTAACAATTTTGCTTCATCAAAGCTGGCTCATGTGAACCTGatataataaagaataaaGACTAAACCAAAACCCTGCTAATCCcataaaattaataaaatactattgTGATCCAGAAACAGCCGCTGTAACCTTTCTCTTGACCAATCTGACCCACCGCCTCCGTCTCCATTCCCCCTTCTTGCCGATAccatcttcgccctcttcccAACTCATATGCGCCCCGGCTCGGGTGCTCGCCTTCTCGGGCTGGTCGACAACACCGGTGCGCTCCTCGCGATCGTTAAAAATATCATACACCCACCGCTCCCCTTCCGTCTCGACCTCGACCCCCGTAATGATGCGCTCCTCGACCCAGTCCCTGCTCCAGAGATCCAGCGCCCACTTCTTCTCGCTCCACTCCCAGCCCTCCGGCGGCATCACATCCTCGAAGAATCGCGTGCCGCGTGGCCGCTCGCCAGCGATGCGAGGGTGCGACAGGGGATCGTAAGGCGACGGACAAAAGAGCCAGGCCTCCCACTCGCCCGCCCCAGAGGCCTTTTGCAGCTCAAAGATTTCCACCTCGCGTGTCTCGGGGGCCGAGTCGAGGATCACGTCGGTCGCGATCCAGTCGTCCATCCAcgtcttggccttctcctccctAGGCTGGATGTGCTCCTCGCGCGTGGCAGCCAGCAGACGAGAGACGGCGGGATGTCCCGACCCGATGGCGGCCCATCCACCTACGAGGAACACAAATCTCCACGGGATCATGTGTGCGGCAATGGTCATGAAGACGCCGGccgcgaagaggaagagaaacaCGGCCGAGGAGAGCGCCTCGTTGCTGAAATTGCTAATGGGCACAAGCAGCGCCACCACCATGTCGTGTCCTTGAGTGAAGTCGTCCATGCAGTTCTGTAAGTCACCCATGTTTCGGAAAAAATCCTTGCTCAGCTCCTTGGCAGGCCGAACTGTCGCTGCCGGTGCCAGTGGCGGTCCCCTTGGAGAATAGCCCATGCTTTGTTCGCTGGACAGAGTCCCCTTTGGTGGTGCCGGATGCCGCGCTAGAAATCCCGGTATGAAGGCGCCTAAGAGAATTCCCACAATGGGCAGTACACAGAGGAGATAGGGGTCAAGGCAGACGAAGGTATATGTGGCGAGTAGAGAGAGCGTGTGAGAGGGCTTGCGCCAGGATAGAATGCGCGTCATCCGGGCCTGGAACTTGAAGACTACGCCAATACGGGCGTTGAACCGTCGGAAGTTGTTGGACATGGTGGTGAGATTGAAGCCAGGCCGCTGCGGGTATGCCGCACCGTCTGACGATATAGTGACTTCGGCGCCATGGCTGTCTTCATCCGGGATGACTTGCTGAAGGAGTCTGCACGGTACAGCATTAGCATCGCCATTCTTGTTCGCAACGACATACACACTTTTCTACTAGGCGGTCTTGAATGTTTGCCTTCTCTCGGAGGGCCGCAAGGCCACCCCTCAGGCCGGATCGCTGAGGTGATGCCGTAGATGGATCGAGCTCCGCAGGTGCCTTGCGCTCAGGCGGTCGTTCCGGCGATTCATCGCGGCCGGCGGCCATTAGCTCTGCCGCGAAGTCATCCATGGCATGTGATGAGCTGGGCTAGTGCTGCCGCTTTCCTTAAGACTATCTCATGTCGCAGACGATGCGATACGATGGAATGATGAACGACAAGCGATAGCGATAACGAGCAGCCAGGAGAAGGTTGAGGTTAAGCTCGGCATGTGACGCGCGAGGCGGCAGGCGATGATCTCACTTCTGTGGCGTAGCGGCGCCACAATTGTCCAACCCAGATTTGGGACGGCACTTCACACGCTCGCCTCCAGAGCTACTGATTCGCCGGCCGTTAATTCTGGGGATTGCGAATAGCGCTAGCCGGCGGCCGCTAAAAGATGAAGGGTTCAATTGGTAGCTCGCCCTGATATGCAGCGTAGCATTAGAAagcacgcacacacacaatgTGCTCAATCGGCTTTAGGGCGTTGCCTCGACAACTGTGGCCGGTTTACTCCGGATAGGGAAACCGCAATGCTTCGAGATGAAGCAACGAAATATTCATGGACATTGTACTTCTACCAATACGATGAATTAGGAGACAAACAAATTAACAATACGCGGAACTCGTATCGTATCGCACCGTACTGTACACAGCTGCAACAgcaatgccatgccatgcccaCCCTGTCCGGGCATGCAGTATTATGGAGCTGATCCGAGCAACTTGATAGGGCCCCAAGGCGGTCTACAGGGCTCTCACCGCAAAGAGCTATTTACGTCAAGTGATATATGCACGGCGACGGTTTTAGGCTTGGTGGATAAAGGTCAACCGTTGCTATGGCTCCATCACAACGATACGTGGCGGACCGATGACACAACTGTGCAGAACCGTCTTGTGGATGCTATGGAGCAGCAATCAATCTTTGGGATCTGGTCATGTTCCCATGTCGATGCTCCGCACTCTGCGTCGAGTCCAAGGTCTGGCCTTGTCCTTATAGTCCTTGTAGCACAAGCAAAATGGGCCTACAGCACTCCGTATATGACGGCGACTTAACCTGTACAATGGTGGTGAGTTCCAACACAGGAGAGCCATCAACGACTGGACCAGCAATTGGCTCTCCAGGGTCTCCCGCCACTTTGTCATGACAATCAACCAGAGGAGGATGACAGTGGCAACCCAATGCGGCCCATAGGGTACCCAAGTAATACCCAACAATGGAGATGCATGGACGGAGAAGAGCCCCAACGTGAGAGCTTCCGTACTAGGAACGGAGCACTGCCAGCTGCACCACTCTAAGTGTCTGCAAGATCTGACAACCTGCAGCCAATCATGGCACCACTCTGCAAGCCCCAAAGCATTCCCATTGGCGCGTCAGGAAAGCCGGAGGGCGAACAAGAATCACTAACATCCAGCAGCGGGCTCTCGAAAACGGAGACCCAAGGCCATTTCCTAAATGGGACACGGcacacaaacaaaacatcGAGTAGAGCTGAATCCTTGCAGCGGCAACTGCAGCAACGGCAAAGCAGCACGACGGGATACCTGCATGCTACCTGCGCTGCCTCTGCCAAGGACACTGTCGGCACCTGTATGCTGCATGTACCTCATTAGGTTggctgttggcattggcatcgtGGGCGGACGGGCATAAGCGAAGCCCTCAAATGTCGCCTGTTCTAATAGGTTGCTGACCATTCTTGGATTGATGCAATACGTGGACGCACCTGAGTCGGCCAGACGAATGTGCGGCATTCATTCTGAGTGAGTACATACAGACATACATGACAAATAGGCACCGTAGCTGTAGGCAGCGGACTATGGTGATGAACCGCATGACCTGCGCGTGGTGATGATACAACCGAAGCATGTGCAGCAAGTCTGCAAGGGCTGTCTTTTCTcttattttgttttattacACATCATTTGATTGTAATGGCACATCGTATTATGGAACACGGCCTAATTGATAGAACTCTGCTTTATGAGCAACGAGAGATCGAGGAGTTCGAAAAGGAACATGGAGGGGTTGGCAGTGTGGAGATGCCCAAATGATAGGCGAGATAAAGCgagcaagatgaaggagagaagCCGGCATTCTCCTTTTTCAGTGCCACCCAAAAACCACGTCGTCATGGGGGTTGCTGCTTCGTACTTGTACTTACTTGTGTTGGACCTCGATTTGGACCGATGAAGCGGGCGCTTAAGCAAGGTTGGAGGCCAATTGAGGGCAGTACCCGCTTTCACGAGTGGCGTAAAAATTCAAGAGGAATTAAAACtcttgggaagaaaagaaaaagaaaagaaagagaaaggtGCCTAATGAGATCCGATgcgaaaaaagcaaagaaaaaaaagtgggAGTAAACGTAGCCTTGGCAAAACCCCGTTAGATCATCGTCCTTGTTTCGTGTATTGACTGTAATCTACAGGTTCCTTGGTAATAGGTTATAAATTGACGGGGGAGCCTATTGTTCatcaaaaaaacaataaaaCAAGGGGAATCATATTAAACAGATGTCAAAGTGAGATGGGACGGAGCTGAAATTGATATAAGGCTGTTTCATGCTCCTCATTTTATAAAATGGAGTTTTTTGATGCTCAAGCTCCCCGTATGTAGCATCTGGCATGGACCTGGAGTAGCCATGTAATTACCCATAACGCCGCCGTGTAATTAATTACAGGTAATCGTGGCCGCCACCCAAAGCATATTGATTGAAAAGCACCTTGAAACAAGAAACATTGAAACTTTGAATGCTGAACATCAATCAAATAAGAGCACAGGTGTGCATACTACTAGGCGTCTGAGTTCAATTCTAGGCTTCAACACGACCTGCAGACAATCGCACAGCACTGCCTGGCAGGTTCCCCCCAACCGCAATCGATGCTGTGATTGATTTGATCGTGCTTCCATGTCAAAACAACCGTCGCGCTGTACCGGTACCTCGCCCGCTCGTCTCTTCCCCTCGCGCTACCGCAGTGACACCACCCAAATCCTCACGCGCGCTCCACATCACGAGGTACCGGAACCTCCCCACCCACACTTTTCCCTTGGCTGCCCGTCCAAGCACTAACCGCTAAGTGGCTACCGCGACTCAGGCCCTGGGCCTGACCGACCTTCTAGCATTCAGCGGCCTTGGGGCTAGTGCGGCAGTTAGCCACGAGCGTTCCTAGGCTTGCCAGGTGCTATACCTGCGCTGTAGCCAAGGTCAGGTTAGGTGGCCCTGCCGCCCCAAAGGCCCAAGCCCAAGTCCACTGAAAGCGTGCAACCCCCGATTCTCGCAAAACAACCTACGACCTGGGACGCTTTCTCCAAGCCGCCCCTTTcgtttttttccctttcgcCTCACGCATCGTCGGCAATCCGTATTCCCTGGAGGCAGGCTGCCGTTGGCGTCTCGCAAGCTTCCACCAGACCCGCgcttgccttgccttgcagCCACAGCCAGAAGCCCAACAGAGACCAAGGCCCGGGTCGGGATGAGGTAGCCATTCGCACGCTCTCAGCTCCCTGACCGGACTGAGGCTTGACGCTCCCAGCCAACGACCCTCCACTCTTCGTTGTGTGCCAGAACGCAGCCGCACACCTGCATCGTCCGCTCCCGCTCGCGACACTGCGAACTCTATGACCCTTAAGCACAAGGCGCCTGCTGGGCCTCGACCAGCAAACACGTCACCTCGCCTGTAAGATCTCGAACTCCCGCCGACGGCCCTAGTAATAGATGTGAGGAGAGGAgtagagaggagagggagagaggccTCGGCTCGTCATTGCACACTCTCTCCTCTAGGGGGACAAGCAACGGCCTgggtgaaaaaaaagaaaaagaaaaaggcgaACAAGAGTGCTGATTTGATGCTACGGCAACTGTAGAACATATACCAGATCATCCAGTCGTGTACCGACGGCGACCTCGAGGAGCAACAGCTCGATATCCAATTCTCCAATGCTCAGCACCACATCATCCACCAACCACACTCACTTTTCCTACGGTCGAAATGGACAGGCAAGCCAGGCAGAACAAACAATCACCACCACAGGCTCCTACGATTTTCTACCCTCTGTGAGCTTCGACGATCTCCACACCAGCATCGAATCCGCCGGCTCCAGCACTGAATTCCGCCGCAACAAGTATCCTTCCCCAGCGGCGTCACGGAGTGACGTCGAATCTTCGTTAAGCATGGCCGACAGGAGGATGTCCGACAAATCGGCCGCTAATCCCAATGGCAGTGCTACGCGCGTGGGCGTTTCGGGCTCGTCTTCGCGAGCCACGAGGTCGGGATCCATCCTCCACAGGCCAAGCGCGTCGAGACAGAACAGcgcctcatccatctcaaccaCGTCCGGCTCCATCGATGCTTCCACGGCGACTATTGGAGTACGCACCCGCCGCTCGAACCAGTATCCTCCAGTCTCTGGTTCCAATGCCGCTGCTAAACCCCCTCGAAAATCTATTGGGCCTGGCGTCGTTGCCGACGCGGAGACGGTCACGCGGAGCTCCTCGAAACGCCGCCCCAGTCTCTTCTCAGAGAGGACCAGCGATATGACCAGAGCCTCCCTTGATATAGCAGATACCACCCGCACCTTCGCCACCACCGCTAGGAGCGTCAAGGCGAAGTCGGTGCAGCCCTCGCCGGTGGTCAGCCAAACAAACATTTTAACTTCGCTCACGCCAGAGCAACTTCGCCCTGCTCCCAAATCGCCGCGCCCTGGGAGCAAGGGACTgacgccatcatcctcgGGACGGCGGGCATCCGTCATGCCTACGGGCCATGCCTCTCATGCAACAGGCCTAGGTGCCCGAACCATCAGCCCAACTGATACCAGAAGATTGAAGCGTATGTCCATGATGCCACAGTCCATGAGCTCAAGCCAAGTTTCAAATGTGCCAGCAAACCCACCGGTTTCGATGGACACGCGAGCCGCCTCTAGATCGCCGTCAATGATTCCCAGGAAGGCCTCTGCCACGCCATCGTCGTCCCGGACAACGCCAGATATTAGCAGAAAGTCGTACAGCTCTGGTCTTTCCGTTGGTTCTACTATTAGCTTCAACACCGTGAGGACGTCTACTGGCTCTCTACAGCCGCGCATATCTCAATCATCATCTGTATCTCGACTACCCGCTCCAAAGCATACTGCTACTCACGGCTCATTGCCCTCgggcgacgaagaagatgtgcCCCCTGTTCCTGCAATCCCCAAAGCATTTGAATCTCCAAAGGACAACGAGGCCGATGCCTACTttttggccaagaagaaatccAGCCTCGGTACTCTCGACAGCATCACCATTAACCTTGGCACCAGCAACTCTACCACGAGCGTGGCGGCCCCGGCGCCCACAATGGAAACTGTCAAACTGCAACGTAAGCCGAGCGTCAAGACGGCAGCATACGCGCCCACAATGCCGAGagccgaagagaagaagaacacgcaggtgaagaagagtttAGAGCCTCTTCGACTGCCACCACTGAATCTTGGTCCGTTGAACATACCTACATCAGCCAAAGTGGCCGCAATGCAGGATGAGCGAAACATGAGCCCACCGGCCTCACGACAGCTTCCCAAGACGCCAACGACTCCGAtgacagcatcaaagagCTCATTCTTTGCAAAGACGCGctatgatgatgccatggagcCATTGCCGCCCATTAGAAGCAGTACTTCGGCACACCGAACTCATCGCAGAACCCCAAGCCCGCCAGACGCGACGACCTCTTCTTCGGACTCTTCCTTGGTTTTCAAAGATCTGAATACCACCAAGTCGAACATGACCCCGTTTCTGTCCTCATCTCTCCCCAAGAACAACACCACACAGGGATACTCGAAGCACGCTAATGTCAATCGAACACTGTTTGATGACAAAACTCCTCACCAGAAACCTGCTGGCCCGCGCCCACCGAATACAGACAAGCCCGTACCCAAGTCTCCTCCGCCGAGTGTACCTGCTGAGCAACCTCAAACGCCTTCTTCGATGAGCACGCTCAGAAGGAAACTTAGCTTGTCTTGGAAGAAGGGCAACTCGAAGGGAGCCATTGTTCCACCCCAAGATGTCGTAGACAAAGCGAAACAAGACAGTAATCCGCCTCCTCGAATACCCGCATCTGCCACAATGAACTCCCTTCCAACCGGGAAGCATTCTGGTCCGAGCGCATCTGTTCCTCAGGGACTCTCCGAGtcgaagagaaggaaaagctCCGCTGGCAGCATGAACGCTGCCTATGTTTCCCACGATAGAACTAAGAGTGACCCGTGGACAGCTAAAAaggatgccgccgccgctgccgatCCTACGACCATGCCTCCGGCGCGCAACCCTTCGGTCATGGCCAAGCTTATGAGACCCAAGACGGCCTCGAGCGCCATGTCCAGTTCAACCTCGTACGTTGCCGAGATTGACAAGGACGATGTCATtgccgaagaagagatgCGCAAGTTGGGATCTCGGCGCAAGGAGACGGAAATCGCGGCCAGGACGCTCGatgccttgaagaagagggctTCACCTAAGGAGCGAGTTGGACCTCACGAGGCGATTCGCATCGCTATGCTCAACATCTATGAGCGTGGTGAGATTATCGACTATAACGATGTGTATTTCTGTGGCACCCAAAACGCCAACAAGGTCGTAGGCGACCTGTCGTCAGACGCCCCGAACTTTGGCTATGACGATGAGCGCGGAGACTATTCGATTGTAATTGGCGACCACCTCGCATACCGGTACGAGGTTATCGACGTCCTTGGCAAGGGAAGCTTCGGTCAGGTCGTTCGATGCATCGACCACAAGCTCGGAGTTCTCGTTGCCGTCAAGATCATtagaaacaagaagagatttcatcagcaagctcTTGTTGAGGTTAACATTCTGCAAAAGCTTCGCGAGTGGGTGAGTATATACATATGAGCATTATGAGACATGCTCTCCCCTAATGAATCTGAGTGCCGTTTTGCTAATCAacttttgttctctttcCGCAGGATCCTCACAATAGACACAGTATGGTAAACTTCACTCAGAGCTTCTACTTCCGTGGTCATCTTTGCATCTCCACGGAACTTTTAGACATGAACCTCTACGAATTCATCAAGGCCCACTCCTTCAGGGGTTTCTCGTTGCGGATCATCAGGCGCTTCACAAAGCAGATTCTCAGTTCTCTGATCATactgaagcagaagaaggttATCCACTGCGACTTAAAGCCGGAGAATATTTTGCTACGCCATCCTCTCCACGCCGAAATCAAGGTCATCGACTTTGGTTCCAGCTGTTTTGAGAGCGAAAAGGTCTACACCTACATCCAATCACGATTCTACCGGTCACCCGAAGTCATACTGGGTATGACCTACGGTCTGCCCATTGACATGTGGAGTGTGGGCTGTATTCTGGCGGAGTTGTATACTGGTGTGCCCATCTTCCCTGGTGAAAACGAGCAAGAGCAGCTAGCCTGCATCATGGAGGTTTTCGGCCCTCCTGAAAAGCACCTCATTGAAAAGAgcacgaggaagaagctcttTTTCGACTCCATGGGCAAGCCCCGACTGACAGTCTCATCCAAGGGCCGCAGACGGCG contains these protein-coding regions:
- a CDS encoding protein kinase domain-containing protein: MLSTTSSTNHTHFSYGRNGQASQAEQTITTTGSYDFLPSVSFDDLHTSIESAGSSTEFRRNKYPSPAASRSDVESSLSMADRRMSDKSAANPNGSATRVGVSGSSSRATRSGSILHRPSASRQNSASSISTTSGSIDASTATIGVRTRRSNQYPPVSGSNAAAKPPRKSIGPGVVADAETVTRSSSKRRPSLFSERTSDMTRASLDIADTTRTFATTARSVKAKSVQPSPVVSQTNILTSLTPEQLRPAPKSPRPGSKGLTPSSSGRRASVMPTGHASHATGLGARTISPTDTRRLKRMSMMPQSMSSSQVSNVPANPPVSMDTRAASRSPSMIPRKASATPSSSRTTPDISRKSYSSGLSVGSTISFNTVRTSTGSLQPRISQSSSVSRLPAPKHTATHGSLPSGDEEDVPPVPAIPKAFESPKDNEADAYFLAKKKSSLGTLDSITINLGTSNSTTSVAAPAPTMETVKLQRKPSVKTAAYAPTMPRAEEKKNTQVKKSLEPLRLPPLNLGPLNIPTSAKVAAMQDERNMSPPASRQLPKTPTTPMTASKSSFFAKTRYDDAMEPLPPIRSSTSAHRTHRRTPSPPDATTSSSDSSLVFKDLNTTKSNMTPFLSSSLPKNNTTQGYSKHANVNRTLFDDKTPHQKPAGPRPPNTDKPVPKSPPPSVPAEQPQTPSSMSTLRRKLSLSWKKGNSKGAIVPPQDVVDKAKQDSNPPPRIPASATMNSLPTGKHSGPSASVPQGLSESKRRKSSAGSMNAAYVSHDRTKSDPWTAKKDAAAAADPTTMPPARNPSVMAKLMRPKTASSAMSSSTSYVAEIDKDDVIAEEEMRKLGSRRKETEIAARTLDALKKRASPKERVGPHEAIRIAMLNIYERGEIIDYNDVYFCGTQNANKVVGDLSSDAPNFGYDDERGDYSIVIGDHLAYRYEVIDVLGKGSFGQVVRCIDHKLGVLVAVKIIRNKKRFHQQALVEVNILQKLREWDPHNRHSMVNFTQSFYFRGHLCISTELLDMNLYEFIKAHSFRGFSLRIIRRFTKQILSSLIILKQKKVIHCDLKPENILLRHPLHAEIKVIDFGSSCFESEKVYTYIQSRFYRSPEVILGMTYGLPIDMWSVGCILAELYTGVPIFPGENEQEQLACIMEVFGPPEKHLIEKSTRKKLFFDSMGKPRLTVSSKGRRRRPSSKTLQQVLKCDDEAFLDFVARCLRWDPDRRLKPEDAVRHEFITGIKVPTPIPRLPMREASPVKRHNTISVSRPLPDPPGLSGKANLGASPGKPVPVSMRRASGATAATTASLNRRTSAGPVSQGLTGLTATSSTSSLPRAAGRIVSGTRDIAAAGATAAMNRRA
- a CDS encoding integral peroxisomal membrane peroxin domain-containing protein: MDDFAAELMAAGRDESPERPPERKAPAELDPSTASPQRSGLRGGLAALREKANIQDRLVEKLLQQVIPDEDSHGAEVTISSDGAAYPQRPGFNLTTMSNNFRRFNARIGVVFKFQARMTRILSWRKPSHTLSLLATYTFVCLDPYLLCVLPIVGILLGAFIPGFLARHPAPPKGTLSSEQSMGYSPRGPPLAPAATVRPAKELSKDFFRNMGDLQNCMDDFTQGHDMVVALLVPISNFSNEALSSAVFLFLFAAGVFMTIAAHMIPWRFVFLVGGWAAIGSGHPAVSRLLAATREEHIQPREEKAKTWMDDWIATDVILDSAPETREVEIFELQKASGAGEWEAWLFCPSPYDPLSHPRIAGERPRGTRFFEDVMPPEGWEWSEKKWALDLWSRDWVEERIITGVEVETEGERWVYDIFNDREERTGVVDQPEKASTRAGAHMSWEEGEDGIGKKGEWRRRRWVRLVKRKVTAAVSGSQ